caggcgtatgccaccacacctggctaatttttgtatttttagtagagactgggtttcgccatgttggccaggctggtcttgaactcctgacctcaggtgatctgcccaccttggcctcccaaagtgctgggattataggcatgagccaccttgcctggcccaggACATTGTTAACTAATaaaccttgttttttgttttttcctcttaacTCTGCCTTATGCTTAgccttggaattaaaaaaaaaaaaaagactggcatGCTAGTTCTTGACTCCTAGCTAGCCCATTCTTTCAGGGAATCATCTTCTTTGAATGTGTTCTTTGTCCCATAGTATAATAAACTGTGAAGAAGAATGAGCATGCATCTATTTTCTGTCATCTGATTTAGCTAACAACTTCTTCACACTGTCACTGTGCTCCCAAGTGAAGGGGGCCAGAGTTGCCTCCATTTGGTGTCCGCAGTGAGCAACAGGTTAACGTTTCAAGGGAAGCTTGAAAACATTCTCGTTTTCAGAGAATGTTGATCTCTTTCAAAAGTCATAGCACTCTCCCACTGTCCACACACACATTTCTGGGGCTACTGTGTCAAATGCCATTCTAGGTGCTGGGCACGTAGTggtaaaacaaaaacaggctgaTCCTCCCTATCAAAACTTGTAATCTTGAGGGAATATAGACAATCAAGTAATTGCACAAAGAGCTATGCCATTACAAACTGGAAGACGGTGTGAAGGGAAAGTGCAGGAGGCTAGCACAGAACCTGCTCTCAGTCGCTGAAGGCCATCGTGGACACCATTGTATGAATTTCTTCAGGAAACTCTAGAAAAAGGTGACCTTGGACACTTTAGTTATTATttaagcctttttttaaaaaaaatttattcatttatctctttttaaaataatactgttcggccgggcatggtggcttacacctgtaatcccagcactctgggaggccaaggtgggcagatcacctgaggccaggagtttgagaccagcctggctaacatggtaaaaccccatctctactaaaaatacaaaaaattagccgggcgtggtggtgggcgcctgtaatcccagctacttgggaggctgaggcaggagaaaagcttgaacccgtgaggcagaggttgcagtgagccaagatcgcaccaccacactccagcctcggtgacagagggagactctatctcaaaaaaaaaaaaaataccctattGGTTGGAACATGCATTCTCCTTATTTTAAATCACAAATGAGGGCCTgacaaggtggctcatgcttataatctcagcattttgggaggccacggcaggaggattgctggaggccaggagatggaaattagcctggtcaacatagtgagaccccatctttattaaaaaaaaaaatcacaaatgagaGTAGAGTCTGTTTTGGCTAGTGTTTATTGAGTACTTCTATATGCCAGGTATTTGGTACATTATTTACATGCATTATATCAATTCTCACAATAATTCTGTGAGGTAAGTACTAGTATCTCGTTTTTCAGTTGCGGGACTTGAGCCTTAGAGAGCTTAAGTAATTTGTTGATGATCATAAACTGAAGATGCTGAGTTTGAACCCAGGTCGAGCTGGAAGTCCTAAATGTGTAATtttatggcttaaaaaaaaataggcctaCATACTGTTTTTCTACAAAATGTAATTGAATATTAATTCAATTTAAAGCTGAATAAGATAATTGATTACAATGGGTCTTTAGTTAACATGACCTCATTTAAAAAGTAGCGTCTTTAGATATCACCttgttcagttttttaaattttacaaatgagagaacCAAATCCCAGAGAGGTGTCACGTCCTAAGGTTATGCAATTAGTGAAAGAAACTGGACAGTTCTGCAGGgccaaggaggaaaaaataaacttttatttcttctcttgacTCTGGATTATATGGGCAACTTTGAGCCTCTCTTCACACATCCGATGATGTTCTAATATCTGCAAGCTGCAAAAACTTTTATTCTGAATAAACAATGTGAGTGCTGAAATAATTGAAACCAGTTTTTTTAAGTCCATTACATACTGATGAattaaaaatttcagttttatCCTGTTAATACAGCATcatgtgaaataatttttgtgcATTGTTAGAGAAAGTATAGATTTGATGGGCATGTAaagagttttgtagatatttagtAGTTTTTTAGCAATGTCCCCCCACCCCGCTACATAATGGAGTTTTGTTGGCTATTCAGAAGAAGGGtgaatattttgtactttttctttttcagatttcacTGTGGGGAAATAAGTGTGATCTGTCTTTCTCAGGTGGAGAAAGTAGTTCTCAGAATACCAATGTACTAAATTCATTGGAAGACCTAAAACCTTTCATTTTATTGAATGATATGGAACATCTTTGGTCATTGCTTAGCAATtgcaagaaaacaagagaaaaagctTCTGCTACTAGAGTGTATATTGTTCTCGATAATTCTGGATTTGAGCTTGTTACAGATTTAATATTAGGCGACTTCTTGTTGTCCTCTGAACTGGCTACTGAGGTTCATTTTTATGGAAAAACAATTCCATGGTTTGTTTCTGATACTACTATACATGATTTTAATTGGTTAATTGAACAGGTAAAACACAGTAATCATAAGTGGATGTCCAAGTGTGGGGCCGACTGGGAAGAGTATATTAAAATGGGTAAATGGGTTTACCACAATCATATATTTTGGACTCTGCCTCATGAGTACTGTGCAATGCCTCAGGTTGCACCTGACTTATATGCTGAACTACAGAAGgcacatttaattttattcaagGGTGATTTGAATTACAGGAAGTTGACAGGTGACAGAAAATGGGagttttctgttccatttcatcaGGCTCTGAATGGCTTCCATCCTGCACCACTCTGTACCATAAGAACATTAAAAGCTGAAATTCAGGTTGGtctgcagcctgggcaagggGAACAGCTCCTGGCCTCTGAGCCCAGCTGGTGGACCACTGGAAAATATGGAATATTTCAGTACGATGGTCCCCTTTGACTTGATTTAGGAGCTCTCAGTTGCATAGAAAGATCTGGTGAGCACCTTTTCATCCCCAGAAAAGGAGCACGTGAATTGAGTCGCCTGGCGGCTCTGTACGCGCTCAGGGAAGCTTAGCTTCTTGGTGCCCATCTACGTGCACTggatgatttttct
This DNA window, taken from Pan paniscus chromosome 5, NHGRI_mPanPan1-v2.0_pri, whole genome shotgun sequence, encodes the following:
- the ARMT1 gene encoding damage-control phosphatase ARMT1 isoform X1; translated protein: MAVVPASLSGQDVGSFAYLTIKDRIPQILTKVIDTLHRHKSEFFEKHGEEGVEAEKKAISLLSKLRNELQTDKPFIPLVEKFVDTDIWNHYLEYQQSLLNESDGKSRWFYSPWLLVECYMYRRIHEAIIQSPPIDYFDVFKESKEQNFYESQESIIALCTHLQQLIRTIEDLDENQLKDEFFKLLQISLWGNKCDLSFSGGESSSQNTNVLNSLEDLKPFILLNDMEHLWSLLSNCKKTREKASATRVYIVLDNSGFELVTDLILGDFLLSSELATEVHFYGKTIPWFVSDTTIHDFNWLIEQVKHSNHKWMSKCGADWEEYIKMGKWVYHNHIFWTLPHEYCAMPQVAPDLYAELQKAHLILFKGDLNYRKLTGDRKWEFSVPFHQALNGFHPAPLCTIRTLKAEIQVGLQPGQGEQLLASEPSWWTTGKYGIFQYDGPL
- the ARMT1 gene encoding damage-control phosphatase ARMT1 isoform X2 → MYRRIHEAIIQSPPIDYFDVFKESKEQNFYESQESIIALCTHLQQLIRTIEDLDENQLKDEFFKLLQISLWGNKCDLSFSGGESSSQNTNVLNSLEDLKPFILLNDMEHLWSLLSNCKKTREKASATRVYIVLDNSGFELVTDLILGDFLLSSELATEVHFYGKTIPWFVSDTTIHDFNWLIEQVKHSNHKWMSKCGADWEEYIKMGKWVYHNHIFWTLPHEYCAMPQVAPDLYAELQKAHLILFKGDLNYRKLTGDRKWEFSVPFHQALNGFHPAPLCTIRTLKAEIQVGLQPGQGEQLLASEPSWWTTGKYGIFQYDGPL